A region from the Paludicola sp. MB14-C6 genome encodes:
- the rsmA gene encoding 16S rRNA (adenine(1518)-N(6)/adenine(1519)-N(6))-dimethyltransferase RsmA, with the protein MNNLSNINTIKDIMKRHGFTFSKSLGQNFLINPSVCPRIAEMGNANQDFGIIEIGTGFGVLTVELAKRAKKVVAIEIDSKLIPVLNETLSEYNNVKVINEDVLKVDLAKLIQEEFKGMNVAVCANLPYYITSPIIMGLLEQRLPIQSITVMVQKEAAQRLCAKMGTRDCGAVTAAVCYYSDPKVLFQVSRGSFMPAPNVDSTVIRLDIKQETPRNVENEQHLFKLIRAAFSQRRKTLANPVSSLMGIKKEVVIAALAEVGLKPTARAEELTLEQFILLSNQLVKEA; encoded by the coding sequence ATGAACAATCTTTCAAATATAAACACAATAAAAGATATTATGAAACGTCATGGCTTTACTTTTTCTAAATCACTTGGTCAAAACTTTCTTATCAATCCAAGCGTTTGTCCACGAATTGCAGAAATGGGTAATGCTAACCAAGACTTCGGTATTATTGAAATTGGAACAGGGTTCGGCGTATTAACAGTAGAGCTTGCAAAGAGGGCAAAAAAAGTAGTTGCAATTGAAATAGACAGCAAGCTAATCCCCGTATTAAACGAAACGCTGTCGGAATACAACAATGTTAAAGTTATTAATGAAGATGTTTTAAAGGTTGATTTAGCCAAACTGATTCAAGAAGAATTTAAAGGTATGAATGTTGCAGTTTGTGCAAATTTGCCTTACTATATCACTTCGCCTATTATCATGGGATTATTGGAACAACGTTTGCCAATTCAATCAATCACAGTAATGGTGCAAAAAGAGGCTGCACAGCGTTTATGCGCAAAAATGGGCACGAGAGATTGTGGTGCTGTAACCGCTGCTGTTTGCTATTACAGTGATCCAAAGGTATTGTTTCAAGTATCAAGAGGCAGCTTTATGCCCGCTCCCAATGTGGATTCAACGGTCATCCGCTTAGACATCAAACAAGAAACTCCAAGGAATGTAGAAAATGAGCAACATTTATTTAAGTTAATTCGTGCCGCATTTTCTCAAAGAAGAAAAACACTGGCAAACCCTGTTTCTTCGCTTATGGGCATAAAAAAAGAAGTTGTTATTGCAGCCTTAGCAGAAGTTGGGCTCAAACCAACGGCAAGAGCAGAAGAGCTAACCTTAGAACAATTTATCTTATTATCCAACCAGCTAGTAAAGGAAGCGTAA
- the hemW gene encoding radical SAM family heme chaperone HemW: protein MTESIGLYVHIPFCATKCPYCDFYSVPYQSLLAEKYINTIVTHMKSYHDKGYIADTLYFGGGTPSLMKPEWIERIIQTAKDVFSLKGEITIEANPNSVSLEKCKAYKQAGVNRISFGMQSNHENELSALGRTHKPNQVETAICFAREAGIFNISLDLMLGTPYQTLESVSKTLAHITTLPITHISAYMLKIEPNTPFYNSAIINHCGDEDLQSDIYLHTVSFLENMGFAQYEISNFSKVGFESLHNLKYWNCEDYIGFGASAHSHLGTKRFYHPNDIDEYIFTNGNHILYSDTHSNDLEEYVMLQLRLKKGLAFNRLVSDFGVDKNKLLRKAEQYEQYGLGNIKNDYLSLTPQGFLISNTLISDLLNAIAVNENSSLNLYKATKL from the coding sequence ATGACTGAATCTATCGGGCTGTATGTGCATATTCCGTTTTGCGCAACAAAATGCCCCTACTGTGACTTTTATTCCGTTCCCTATCAATCGTTATTAGCAGAAAAATATATCAATACAATTGTTACACATATGAAATCGTATCATGATAAGGGATATATTGCAGATACCCTTTATTTTGGTGGTGGGACACCTAGCTTAATGAAACCAGAATGGATTGAACGTATCATCCAAACCGCTAAAGATGTTTTTTCGCTTAAAGGGGAAATCACGATAGAAGCAAACCCCAATTCCGTTTCCTTAGAAAAATGTAAAGCTTATAAGCAAGCAGGTGTGAATCGCATATCATTTGGCATGCAATCCAATCATGAAAACGAACTGTCAGCATTAGGTCGAACGCATAAACCCAATCAAGTCGAAACAGCAATTTGCTTTGCAAGAGAAGCAGGAATTTTCAACATCTCTTTAGACTTAATGTTAGGAACTCCTTATCAAACACTGGAAAGTGTTTCGAAAACATTAGCCCACATTACCACACTTCCCATTACACATATTTCTGCTTATATGTTAAAAATCGAACCGAATACACCTTTTTACAATAGTGCTATTATCAATCATTGTGGGGATGAAGATTTACAATCGGATATTTATCTTCATACTGTTTCTTTTTTAGAAAATATGGGTTTTGCACAATATGAGATTTCTAACTTTTCTAAAGTCGGGTTTGAAAGTCTCCACAACCTGAAATACTGGAATTGTGAGGATTATATTGGATTTGGTGCTTCTGCACATTCTCATCTTGGAACAAAACGGTTTTATCATCCCAATGACATTGACGAGTATATCTTCACAAATGGAAATCATATTCTTTATTCCGATACCCATTCAAACGATCTTGAAGAATATGTGATGTTACAATTACGTTTAAAAAAAGGGTTAGCGTTTAATAGGTTAGTCTCAGATTTTGGAGTTGATAAAAATAAACTATTAAGAAAAGCCGAACAATATGAGCAATATGGACTTGGAAACATAAAAAACGATTACCTTTCTCTCACTCCTCAAGGCTTTTTAATATCAAATACTCTAATTTCAGATTTACTAAATGCAATAGCCGTTAATGAAAACTCCAGCTTAAATTTGTATAAAGCAACAAAGCTTTAA
- the murC gene encoding UDP-N-acetylmuramate--L-alanine ligase, with protein sequence MNIDSHILNGKKHIHFIGIGGSGMFPLAQILHHEGYYLTGSDNNPSDTLELVKSLGIPVMMGQKKENIEGADLIVHTAAIMADNEELIAAKASGVPVVERSELLGLITHRYQNAICVSGTHGKTTTTSMLTQILLHANLDPTAVIGGKLPSIGGNGRAGKSQTMVCEACEFVDTFLKLYPDTAIILNIDEDHMDYFKTMDNLIASFHKFCELTTNLIIANGDDPEVAKALIGIDKKVITFGLTDKNDYYAQNIVMHEGKIHTTFDLMHKGELLGNLDLYVPGKHNVTNSISACVAALNAGATFEQVKAGLAEFKGAGRRFELLAVKNGITIVDDYAHHPAEIKVTLDAAKAMNFKRVIAVHQPFTYSRTKLHLDYFADVLSIADIVVLSEIMGSREKNTYNIYAKDLADKIDGCLWFPTFDEIADYVVSIAQEGDLIITLGCGDVYKAAKKIINKL encoded by the coding sequence ATGAACATAGATTCTCATATTCTTAATGGCAAAAAACATATTCATTTTATTGGAATTGGTGGCTCTGGAATGTTTCCATTGGCACAAATCCTACATCACGAAGGTTATTATTTAACAGGTTCCGATAATAATCCTTCCGATACTCTTGAACTTGTAAAATCTTTGGGAATTCCCGTTATGATGGGACAAAAAAAAGAAAATATAGAGGGTGCAGATTTAATCGTTCACACAGCTGCTATTATGGCAGATAATGAAGAACTCATAGCTGCAAAAGCCAGTGGCGTTCCTGTCGTTGAACGAAGTGAGCTACTTGGTTTAATTACCCATCGTTATCAAAATGCAATTTGCGTTAGTGGAACACATGGTAAAACAACTACAACATCTATGCTTACCCAAATTCTATTACATGCTAACTTAGATCCTACCGCTGTAATTGGCGGAAAGCTGCCTTCTATTGGTGGCAATGGAAGGGCGGGCAAAAGCCAAACGATGGTTTGTGAAGCTTGTGAGTTCGTTGACACTTTTTTAAAGCTATATCCTGATACAGCAATTATTTTAAATATTGATGAAGACCATATGGATTATTTCAAAACTATGGATAATCTAATTGCTTCCTTCCATAAATTCTGTGAGTTAACTACTAATTTAATTATTGCAAATGGTGATGATCCTGAAGTTGCAAAAGCCTTAATTGGAATTGATAAGAAAGTAATCACCTTTGGATTGACAGATAAAAATGACTACTATGCTCAAAATATAGTTATGCATGAAGGTAAAATCCATACCACTTTTGATCTGATGCATAAAGGCGAATTATTAGGTAATCTTGACCTTTACGTTCCCGGAAAACACAATGTAACCAACTCGATTTCTGCTTGTGTAGCTGCATTAAATGCTGGCGCCACCTTTGAACAAGTAAAAGCGGGATTGGCTGAATTTAAAGGTGCAGGCAGACGATTTGAACTTCTCGCCGTTAAAAACGGTATTACCATTGTTGATGATTATGCACACCATCCAGCTGAAATAAAAGTCACACTAGATGCTGCAAAAGCCATGAACTTTAAACGTGTTATCGCTGTTCATCAACCATTCACCTATTCTAGAACAAAGCTCCATTTAGATTACTTTGCAGATGTTTTAAGCATTGCTGACATTGTTGTGTTATCCGAAATCATGGGTTCACGTGAAAAAAACACTTATAACATATATGCCAAAGATTTAGCTGATAAAATAGATGGCTGTTTGTGGTTTCCTACCTTTGACGAAATTGCTGATTATGTCGTTTCTATTGCTCAAGAAGGTGATTTAATTATTACGTTAGGCTGTGGGGATGTTTATAAAGCTGCTAAAAAAATTATCAATAAATTGTAA
- a CDS encoding IS256 family transposase — MEKQPKELLKEYVNSQNFTSTTEVMQAMKEMFKDVLQQVMDSELDEELGYQKSQRIANDDGKSMSKNYRNGYSKKTVKTQLGEVDINVPRDRNGEFEPQIIGKYNRNADGMEEKIIALYSCGMSQRDIAEQVKNLYDVEISDGLVSKITEKIMPEVTAWQNRPLDSVYPFVFMDAIHYKVKENNQFVTKAAYVVLGITLEGNKDILGIWIGENESSKFWLSVMNDLKSRGLQDVYLFCVDGLKGFKEAINAAYPKAHIQRCIIHQIRYSTRYVGYKDIKKLMADLKLVYQAVTEEEALNNLISFKEKWGKSYPSCIKSWEDNWDILSTFFAYPTDVRKIIYTTNIIEGLNRQFRQITKNKPSFQNDDSLKRILYLASKKIVERWTQRCRNWDVVLNQLNIMFSDRIAG, encoded by the coding sequence ATGGAAAAGCAACCGAAAGAGTTATTAAAAGAGTATGTGAACAGCCAAAACTTCACAAGCACAACAGAGGTTATGCAGGCAATGAAAGAGATGTTCAAAGATGTTCTTCAGCAAGTTATGGATAGTGAATTAGACGAAGAATTGGGTTACCAAAAAAGTCAAAGAATAGCGAACGATGACGGAAAAAGCATGTCGAAAAATTATCGAAATGGATATTCAAAGAAAACAGTTAAAACACAACTTGGCGAAGTGGATATTAATGTTCCTCGTGATAGAAACGGTGAATTTGAACCACAAATTATTGGTAAATATAATCGTAATGCTGACGGGATGGAAGAAAAAATTATTGCACTTTACTCTTGTGGCATGTCTCAACGAGATATTGCTGAACAAGTAAAAAATCTTTATGATGTAGAAATTTCAGATGGACTAGTAAGCAAGATAACAGAAAAAATAATGCCGGAAGTAACAGCATGGCAAAACCGTCCACTAGATAGTGTATACCCATTTGTGTTCATGGATGCAATACACTACAAAGTAAAAGAAAACAATCAGTTTGTAACGAAAGCAGCATATGTGGTTTTAGGAATTACACTTGAAGGAAATAAAGATATATTGGGCATTTGGATTGGAGAAAACGAGAGCTCAAAATTCTGGTTGAGCGTTATGAATGACTTGAAATCAAGGGGTTTGCAAGATGTATACCTATTTTGTGTTGACGGTTTAAAAGGTTTTAAAGAAGCAATCAATGCAGCATATCCCAAAGCGCACATTCAACGTTGTATTATACATCAAATTCGATATTCAACACGATATGTAGGATACAAAGATATCAAGAAGTTAATGGCAGATCTAAAACTAGTATATCAAGCTGTTACAGAGGAAGAAGCATTGAATAATCTAATATCATTCAAAGAAAAATGGGGTAAAAGTTATCCTTCTTGCATAAAGAGTTGGGAGGATAACTGGGATATACTATCAACCTTTTTTGCATATCCAACTGATGTAAGGAAAATAATATACACAACTAATATTATTGAGGGATTAAACAGGCAGTTCAGACAAATAACCAAGAACAAACCATCATTTCAAAATGATGATAGTTTAAAAAGGATACTGTATTTAGCTTCAAAGAAAATTGTCGAACGATGGACACAACGTTGTCGAAATTGGGACGTTGTTTTAAACCAATTAAACATCATGTTTTCGGACAGAATCGCTGGATGA
- a CDS encoding GNAT family N-acetyltransferase — protein sequence MKMKWNYGKEHLFDCFFVRKKVFVIEQGFSEELEFDAIDNIAHHLCIYNENEEPIATARLFCEKDVYHCGRICIIKEYRGTGLGEIIMKALEEKARELNAAELELSAQVRVKPFYEKAGYQSVGAEYMDEHCPHIRMIKHLN from the coding sequence ATGAAAATGAAATGGAATTATGGAAAAGAGCATTTATTTGATTGCTTTTTTGTTAGAAAAAAAGTTTTTGTTATTGAGCAAGGATTTTCAGAAGAGTTAGAGTTTGACGCTATTGATAATATTGCTCATCATTTATGTATCTATAATGAGAACGAAGAGCCAATTGCAACAGCTAGACTTTTTTGTGAAAAAGATGTATATCATTGTGGAAGAATATGTATAATAAAAGAGTATAGAGGAACCGGGCTTGGCGAAATCATTATGAAAGCATTAGAAGAAAAAGCAAGAGAATTGAATGCAGCAGAGCTAGAGCTGAGTGCTCAAGTAAGAGTAAAGCCATTTTATGAAAAGGCAGGATACCAATCCGTAGGAGCAGAATATATGGATGAGCATTGCCCTCATATTAGGATGATTAAGCATTTAAACTAA
- a CDS encoding deoxycytidylate deaminase, whose translation MTRRDKINYYLDIAQAVLERGTCLRRNYGAIIVNNDEIVSTGYVGAPRGRENCSDLGYCTREKLNIPRGERYELCRSVHAEANAIISASRNQMIGATLYLVGVNYATKELIPDAAPCSMCKRMIINAGIGTVIVRNTKEEYTTYNVENWISEDESLEGKLGY comes from the coding sequence ATGACAAGACGAGATAAAATAAATTATTATTTAGATATTGCTCAAGCAGTTTTAGAAAGAGGAACTTGCCTTAGAAGAAATTATGGTGCAATCATTGTGAACAATGATGAGATTGTTTCAACCGGTTATGTTGGCGCACCAAGAGGAAGAGAAAATTGTTCTGATTTAGGTTATTGCACAAGGGAAAAGTTGAATATTCCAAGAGGAGAACGATATGAGCTTTGCCGATCTGTGCATGCGGAAGCAAATGCAATTATATCTGCTTCAAGAAATCAAATGATTGGTGCAACTTTGTATTTGGTTGGGGTAAACTATGCAACTAAAGAATTGATTCCTGATGCTGCTCCTTGTTCTATGTGTAAACGAATGATTATCAATGCCGGAATCGGTACTGTTATCGTGCGCAATACAAAAGAAGAATATACTACATACAATGTGGAAAATTGGATATCCGAAGATGAATCCTTGGAAGGTAAATTAGGGTATTAA
- the nagB gene encoding glucosamine-6-phosphate deaminase produces MKLIKATDYKDMSKKAASIFAAQITLKPNCVLGLATGSTPLGTYAQLINWYNDGDLDFSQVKTVNLDEYVGLDGNNNQSYRYFMNDKLFNHVNIDKANTNVPNGKATDKQAECDRYEALIKALGGIDVQLLGIGNNGHIGFNEPNKYFDKGTHEVNLTESTITANARFFATMDEVPKTAISMGVQTIMQAKKIVLIANGPAKADIIYETCFGPITPDVPASALQLHPDVTVIVDEEAYATVAKKLGK; encoded by the coding sequence ATGAAATTGATTAAAGCAACGGACTACAAAGATATGTCCAAAAAAGCTGCTAGCATCTTTGCAGCACAAATTACATTAAAACCGAATTGTGTTTTAGGTCTTGCAACCGGATCTACTCCGCTAGGTACATATGCACAACTTATTAACTGGTACAATGATGGCGATCTTGATTTTTCTCAAGTGAAAACAGTTAACCTTGATGAATATGTTGGCTTAGATGGCAACAACAATCAAAGCTATCGCTATTTCATGAATGATAAACTTTTCAATCATGTTAATATAGACAAAGCTAACACCAATGTACCAAACGGTAAAGCTACCGACAAGCAAGCTGAATGTGACCGCTACGAAGCATTAATTAAAGCTTTAGGCGGTATTGATGTTCAACTTCTTGGAATTGGTAACAACGGTCATATCGGTTTCAATGAGCCAAACAAATACTTTGATAAGGGAACTCATGAAGTAAATTTAACCGAATCTACTATCACTGCAAATGCAAGATTCTTTGCAACTATGGACGAAGTTCCAAAGACTGCAATCTCTATGGGCGTTCAAACCATTATGCAAGCTAAAAAAATCGTGCTAATTGCTAATGGACCAGCAAAAGCAGATATTATTTATGAAACTTGCTTTGGACCTATCACTCCTGATGTTCCAGCATCTGCACTACAACTTCACCCTGACGTTACTGTTATCGTTGATGAAGAAGCATACGCAACTGTTGCCAAGAAATTAGGTAAATAA
- the pflB gene encoding formate C-acetyltransferase: MDFNRTKWVDSVNVRDFIINNYTPYEGDESFLVNPTQKTVQLWNKVSALMKEEHKRGGVYDIDADTISTVNAHEAGYIDKELETIVGLQTDEPLKRAIIPFGGYRMVQTSLKAYEKPENKDVANVFKYRKTHNDGVFDAYTDDMKKARHTGIITGLPDAYGRGRIIGDYRRVALYGVDYLMQQKQRALKEDLVLDIMDSPTIRLREEVSEQIRALKELKDMAAKYGFDISKPATDTKEAIQWLYFGYLGAVKEQNGAAMSIGRVSTFLDCYAEKDLASGKYTEEEIQEFVDHFIMKLRMVRFLRTPAYDELFSGDPTWVTEALGGMALDGRTLVTKMTYRFLHTLVNLGPAPEPNMTVLWSQRLPEAFKKFCAKISIETSSIQYENDDLMMQKFGDDYGIACCVSAMRIGKQMQFFGARANLAKALLYALNGGKDEKYNEQVGPMIAPITSEYLDYDEVMARFDLICDWLSKLYINTLNIIHYMHDKYSYEKLQMALHDEEILRTSACGLAGLSVVADSLSAIKYAKVKAIRDENGLIKDFEIEGDFPKFGNNDERADEIAVELVNSFMKKIRKVRTYRDSVPTMSILTITSNVVYGKKTGSTPDGRLAGEPFAPGANPMHGRDTRGCVASMKSVAKLPYEMSEDGISYTFSIVPDALGKADEEKAENLVTLMDGYFAEAGHHINVNVLNREVLLDAMDHPELYPQLTIRVSGYAVNFIKLSREQQLDVINRTFHTRF; this comes from the coding sequence ATGGATTTCAACAGAACAAAATGGGTAGACAGCGTTAACGTTCGAGATTTTATAATAAACAATTATACTCCATACGAAGGCGATGAAAGCTTTTTAGTTAACCCAACACAAAAAACTGTGCAACTATGGAACAAAGTAAGCGCATTGATGAAAGAAGAGCATAAACGTGGTGGCGTTTATGATATCGATGCAGATACTATTTCAACAGTAAACGCACATGAAGCAGGTTACATTGATAAAGAGCTTGAAACAATTGTAGGTTTACAAACAGATGAGCCATTAAAACGTGCAATTATTCCGTTTGGTGGATATCGTATGGTTCAAACATCTTTAAAAGCATATGAAAAACCAGAAAACAAAGATGTTGCAAATGTATTTAAATATAGAAAAACTCATAATGATGGTGTTTTTGATGCTTATACTGATGACATGAAAAAAGCTCGTCATACAGGTATCATCACTGGTCTTCCAGATGCTTATGGCCGTGGAAGAATTATTGGTGACTATCGTCGAGTTGCATTATACGGTGTTGATTACTTAATGCAACAAAAACAAAGAGCACTAAAAGAAGACTTAGTTCTTGATATTATGGATAGTCCAACAATCCGTTTAAGAGAAGAAGTTTCCGAGCAAATCAGAGCATTGAAAGAACTAAAAGATATGGCTGCTAAATACGGCTTTGATATTTCAAAACCTGCTACTGATACAAAAGAAGCGATTCAATGGTTATACTTCGGTTACCTTGGCGCAGTAAAAGAGCAAAACGGTGCTGCAATGTCTATTGGTAGAGTATCCACATTCTTAGATTGCTATGCTGAAAAAGATTTAGCTTCCGGTAAATATACAGAAGAAGAAATCCAAGAATTCGTTGACCATTTCATTATGAAATTAAGAATGGTTCGTTTCTTAAGAACACCTGCTTATGATGAATTGTTCTCTGGTGACCCAACTTGGGTAACAGAAGCATTAGGTGGTATGGCATTAGACGGAAGAACTTTAGTAACAAAAATGACATATCGTTTCCTACACACTCTTGTAAACTTAGGTCCGGCACCAGAACCAAATATGACAGTTTTATGGTCTCAAAGACTTCCTGAAGCTTTCAAAAAATTCTGTGCAAAAATTTCAATTGAAACTTCATCTATTCAATATGAAAATGATGACCTAATGATGCAAAAATTTGGCGATGATTATGGTATTGCTTGTTGTGTATCTGCAATGAGAATTGGTAAACAAATGCAATTCTTCGGCGCTCGCGCAAACCTTGCAAAAGCATTACTATATGCATTAAATGGTGGTAAAGACGAGAAATACAACGAGCAAGTTGGCCCAATGATTGCTCCAATTACAAGTGAATATTTAGATTATGATGAGGTAATGGCACGTTTTGACTTAATCTGTGATTGGTTATCAAAACTATATATTAACACATTGAATATTATTCACTACATGCATGATAAATATAGCTATGAGAAATTACAAATGGCTTTACATGATGAAGAAATTCTTCGTACTTCTGCTTGTGGTTTAGCTGGACTTTCTGTTGTTGCGGATAGTTTATCTGCAATCAAATATGCTAAAGTAAAAGCAATTCGTGATGAAAATGGTTTAATTAAAGATTTTGAAATCGAAGGCGACTTCCCTAAATTCGGTAATAATGATGAGCGTGCAGATGAAATTGCTGTAGAGCTAGTAAACAGCTTTATGAAGAAAATCAGAAAAGTACGCACATATCGTGATAGTGTTCCTACAATGTCTATTCTTACAATTACATCAAATGTTGTATATGGTAAGAAAACAGGTTCAACTCCAGACGGCCGTTTAGCTGGCGAGCCATTTGCACCTGGTGCAAACCCAATGCATGGACGTGACACAAGAGGTTGTGTAGCTTCTATGAAATCAGTAGCGAAGCTTCCTTATGAAATGTCTGAGGATGGTATTTCTTATACATTCTCAATTGTTCCTGATGCATTAGGCAAAGCAGATGAAGAAAAAGCAGAAAACTTAGTAACATTGATGGATGGTTATTTTGCAGAAGCAGGCCACCACATTAACGTTAACGTATTAAATCGTGAAGTATTACTAGATGCTATGGATCACCCAGAGTTATACCCACAATTAACAATTCGTGTTTCCGGTTATGCTGTAAACTTCATTAAGCTTTCAAGAGAACAACAATTAGACGTTATCAACAGAACATTCCATACAAGATTCTAA
- a CDS encoding DUF4238 domain-containing protein, with protein sequence MSEKQITKKQHYISQGLLRLFSIDGKSIFECDINKKKQYNTRIVNAMEENYTYEYPLLEDNFLEKEFSKIESEFIPQIVNIVNSLANNVPNLSSIYELVSSLFDTFLLFYYRSGAVLSEFSYGVNDNELRKRAKVRRLLEVITDRVYLKKLANILRNCYSFSVLYSKDNNFVISDQYISTVALSFKNQFINSSNRAIGIKESMVLLPLSSSYYIALFHGKVPAFIQSNEICSLSQEEVFIINKIIYHNSFRKCAGPKENTLEILSQQEYSSFGATQVFFKSNDGKYGGYTNKKEVFFYKEDQEIYIHRIEYAMKYYELKKLYGKAHLQNIRCPCCSGYKFKKCCLKKYKKAYQSVEETQKAIQPDYKIGSISEMPIYEFWSGDAQLSKKYLTK encoded by the coding sequence ATGTCAGAAAAACAAATTACGAAAAAACAACATTATATATCCCAAGGACTCCTTCGACTTTTTTCTATAGACGGAAAAAGTATCTTTGAATGTGATATTAACAAAAAGAAGCAATATAATACTAGGATAGTAAATGCTATGGAGGAAAACTATACTTATGAATATCCACTGCTTGAAGATAATTTTTTGGAAAAAGAGTTTTCAAAAATTGAATCAGAGTTTATTCCTCAAATTGTAAATATAGTAAATTCTCTTGCTAACAATGTGCCTAATTTAAGTAGCATATATGAACTTGTTTCTTCGTTATTTGATACTTTCTTGCTGTTTTACTATCGTAGTGGCGCGGTACTTTCAGAATTTAGCTATGGAGTTAATGATAATGAATTAAGAAAAAGAGCAAAAGTACGGCGGCTACTTGAAGTAATTACAGATCGTGTTTATCTTAAAAAGTTGGCTAACATTTTAAGAAATTGTTACTCATTTTCCGTGCTATATTCAAAAGATAATAATTTTGTTATTTCTGACCAATACATATCGACGGTTGCATTATCATTCAAAAATCAGTTTATAAATTCGTCAAATAGAGCTATTGGTATTAAAGAGAGCATGGTTCTTCTACCACTCTCATCCTCTTACTATATTGCATTATTTCATGGAAAGGTTCCCGCATTTATTCAAAGTAACGAGATTTGTTCATTGTCCCAAGAAGAAGTGTTTATTATAAATAAAATAATCTACCATAATTCTTTCAGAAAATGTGCAGGACCAAAAGAAAATACACTTGAGATATTATCACAGCAGGAGTATTCTTCTTTTGGTGCAACGCAGGTTTTCTTTAAAAGCAATGATGGTAAATATGGCGGCTATACAAATAAGAAAGAAGTGTTTTTTTATAAAGAAGATCAAGAAATATATATACATAGAATTGAATATGCAATGAAGTATTACGAACTAAAGAAATTATATGGTAAAGCTCACTTGCAAAATATTCGATGCCCTTGTTGTTCGGGCTATAAGTTTAAAAAGTGTTGTCTAAAAAAATATAAAAAAGCCTATCAGTCGGTAGAGGAAACCCAAAAAGCTATACAACCAGACTACAAAATTGGGAGTATTTCAGAAATGCCAATTTATGAATTCTGGAGTGGCGATGCACAATTATCAAAAAAATATCTAACAAAATAG
- a CDS encoding SpoVG family protein, whose translation MNITDIKIRKLISEGRLRAIISITIEDTIAIHDIKVIEGPTRLFIAMPSRRDDNGVFRDIVHPITPEARTEIEGILLDAYKEHIAQIEAEE comes from the coding sequence ATGAACATAACGGACATCAAGATTCGTAAGTTAATTAGTGAAGGAAGACTAAGAGCAATTATTTCAATTACAATTGAGGATACCATAGCAATCCATGATATTAAGGTAATTGAAGGCCCAACAAGATTATTTATTGCAATGCCAAGCCGCAGAGATGACAACGGTGTATTTCGTGATATTGTTCATCCAATTACCCCCGAGGCAAGAACGGAAATAGAAGGAATTTTATTAGATGCATATAAAGAGCATATCGCGCAAATAGAAGCAGAAGAATAA